One region of Eupeodes corollae chromosome 1, idEupCoro1.1, whole genome shotgun sequence genomic DNA includes:
- the LOC129942390 gene encoding uncharacterized protein C14orf119, protein MSMNNLTVDGEFRYIIQWFNEWSELQRDDFVPILVDYLTRESSGVYVNGVVSGMANAEVIDKPMSLFQCRIKLFKEWSPKWPEEMKNRLKEKIIEMDSKVAEKIIQELKSASGIEVTTNGNTTPESESVELVVNGNNVAVNVEELHEEPEVHEYVSPPIVINEEVPPVA, encoded by the exons ATGTCGATGAATAACTTAACAGTAGACGGAGAATTCCGCTATATAATCCAATGGTTCAATGAATGGAGCGAGTTGCAACGTGATGACTTCGTTCCAATTCTTGTTGATTATTTGACCCGCGAATCTTCCGGGGTTTACGTAAATGGAGTGGTTAGCGGTATGGCGAATGCCGAGGTAATAGACAAACCAATGAGTCTATTCCAATGCAGG atcAAACTCTTCAAAGAATGGTCACCTAAATGGCCAGAAGAAATGAAAAACAGGCTCAAAGAGAAAATTATCGAAATGGACTCAAAAGTAgctgaaaaaataattcaagaatTAAAATCAGCGTCCGGAATTGAAGTTACAACAAATGGCAATACAACTCCTGAATCGGAATCAGTTGAATTAGTTGTGAATGGCAATAATGTCGCCGTCAATGTTGAAGAACTTCACGAAGAACCTGAAGTTCATGAATATGTTTCTCCACCAATTGTTATAAACGAAGAAGTTCCTCCAGttgcttaa